A genomic window from Sorex araneus isolate mSorAra2 chromosome 2, mSorAra2.pri, whole genome shotgun sequence includes:
- the UPF1 gene encoding regulator of nonsense transcripts 1 isoform X3, with translation MSVEAYGPSSQTLTFLDTEEAELLGADTQGSEFEFTDFTLPSQTQTPPGGPGAGGAGAAGAAGAAGQLDAQVGGPEGILQNGAVDESVAKTSQLLAELNFEEDEEDTYYTKDLPVHACSYCGIHDPACVVYCNTSKKWFCNGRGNTSGSHIVNHLVRAKCKEVTLHKDGPLGETVLECYNCGCRNVFLLGFIPAKADSVVVLLCRQPCASQSSLKDINWDSSQWQPLIQDRCFLSWLVKIPSEQEQLRARQITAQQINKLEELWKENPCATLEDLEKPGVDEEPQHVLLRYEDAYQYQNIFGPLVKLEADYDKKLKESQTQDNITVRWDLGLNKKRIAYFTLPKTDSDMRLMQGDEICLRYKGDLAPLWKGIGHVIKVPDRQDLTRVADYGDEIAIELRSGVGAPVEVTHNFQVDFVWKSTSFDRMQSALKTFAVDETSVSGYIYHKLLGHEVEDVIVKCQLPKRFTAQGLPDLNHSQVYAVKTVLQRPLSLIQGPPGTGKTVTSATIVYHLARQGNGPVLVCAPSNIAVDQLTEKIHQTGLKVVRLCAKSREAIDSPVSFLALHNQIRNMDSMPELQKLQQLKDETGELSSADEKRYRALKRTAERELLMNADVICCTCVGAGDPRLAKMQFRSILIDESTQATEPECMVPVVLGAKQLILVGDHCQLGPVVMCKKAAKAGLSQSLFERLVVLGIRPIRLQVQYRMHPALSAFPSNIFYEGSLQNGVTAADRVKKGFDFQWPQPDKPMFFYVTQGQEEIASSGTSYLNRTEAANVEKITTKLLKAGAKPDQIGIITPYEGQRSYLVQYMQFSGSLHTKLYQEVEIASVDAFQGREKDFIILSCVRANEHQGIGFLNDPRRLNVALTRARYGVIIVGNPKALSKQPLWNHLLNYYKEQKVLVEGPLNNLRESLMQFSKPRKLVNTINPGARFMTTAMYDAREAIIPGSVYDRSSQGRPSSMYFQTHDQIGMIGAGPSHVAAMNIPIPFNLVMPPMPPPGYFGQANGPAAGRGTPKGKTGRGGRQKHRFGLPGPGPTALPSSQASQDAVSQAFSQGALTQAYISMSQPSQMSQPGLSQPELSQDSYLGDEFKSQIDVALSQDSTYQGERAYQHGGVTGLSQY, from the exons atgAGCGTGGAGGCGTACGGGCCCAGCTCGCAGACGCTCACCTTCCTGGACACGGAGGAGGCCGAGCTGCTGGGCGCCGACACGCAGGGCTCCGAGTTCGAGTTCACCGACTTCACCCTCCCCAGCCAGACGCAGACGCCCCCCGGCGGCCCCGGCGCGGGCGgagcgggcgcggcgggcgcggcgggcgcggccggACAGCTGGACGCGCAG GTGGGCGGGCCCGAGGGCATTCTGCAGAATGGGGCCGTGGACGAGAGTGTGGCCAAGACCAGCCAGCTGTTGGCCGAGCTCAACTtcgaggaggatgaggaggacacATACTACACGAAGGACCTCCCTGTGCACGCCTGCAG CTACTGTGGCATCCATGACCCAGCGTGCGTGGTTTACTGCAACACCAGCAAGAAGTGGTTCTGTAATGGCCGCGGAAACACTTCCGGCAG CCACATCGTGAATCACCTGGTGCGAGCTAAGTGCAAGGAGGTGACGCTGCACAAGGACGGGCCCCTGGGCGAGACGGTGCTCGAGTGCTACAACTGTGGCTGCCGCAACGTCTTCCTGCTTGGCTTCATCCCTGCCAAGGCTGACTCGGTGGTGGTGCTGCTGTGCCGCCAGCCCTGTGCCAGCCAGAGCAGCCTCAAGGACATCAACTGGGACAGCTCGCAGTGGCAGCCCCTCATCCAGGACCGCTGTTTCCTGTCATGGCTGGTGAAGATCCCGTCGGAGCAGGAGCAGCTGCGGGCCCGGCAGATTACAGCCCAGCAGATCAACAAGCTGGAGGAGCTGTGGAAg GAGAACCCGTGCGCCACGCTGGAGGACCTGGAGAAGCCAGGTGTGGATGAGGAGCCGCAGCATGTGCTGCTGCGCTACGAGGACGCCTACCAGTACCAGAACATCTTCGGGCCGCTCGTCAAGCTGGAGGCGGACTACGACAAGAAGCTCAAGGAGTCCCAG ACTCAAGATAACATCACGGTCAGGTGGGACCTGGGCCTTAACAAGAAGAGAATCGCCTACTTCACTTTGCCCAAGACTGACTCTG ACATGCGGCTCATGCAGGGAGATGAGATCTGCCTGCGCTACAAAGGGGACCTGGCGCCCCTGTGGAAGGGCATTGGCCATGTCATCAAAGTCCCGGACA GACAGGACTTAACTCGCGTCGCAGATTATGGCGATGAGATTGCCATTGAGCTGCGCAGCGGTGTGGGCGCGCCCGTGGAGGTGACCCACAACTTCCAGGTGGACTTTGTGTGGAAGTCCACGTCCTTCGACAG AATGCAGAGTGCCCTGAAGACATTTGCGGTGGACGAGACGTCGGTGTCCGGGTATATCTACCACAAGCTGCTGGGCCACGAGGTAGAGGATGTGATCGTGAAGTGCCAGCTGCCCAAGCGCTTCACGGCCCAGGGGCTCCCAGACCTCAACCACTCGCAGGTGTACGCCGTGAAGACCGTGTTGCAGCGGCCACTGAGCCTGATCCAGGGCCCACCTGGCACGGGCAAGACTGTCACCTCAGCCACCATTGTCTACCACCTGGCGCGGCAGGGCAATGG GCCCGTGCTCGTGTGTGCGCCCAGCAACATTGCAGTGGACCAGCTGACCGAGAAGATCCACCAGACCGGGCTGAAGGTGGTTCGGCTGTGCGCCAAGAGTCGCGAGGCAATCGACTCACCCGTGtccttcctggccctgcacaaTCAGATCCGGAACATGGACAG CATGCCAGAGTTGCAGAAGCTGCAGCAGCTCAAGGATGAGACGGGGGAGCTGTCGTCGGCAGATGAGAAGCGGTACCGCGCCCTGAAGCGCACGGCTGAGAGGGAGCTGCTCATG AACGCTGATGTCATCTGTTGCACGTGTGTGGGGGCCGGCGACCCCCGGCTGGCCAAGATGCAGTTCCGCTCCATTCTCATTGACGAGAGCACGCAGGCAACTGAGCCCGAGTGCATGGTCCCTGTGGTCCTCGGGGCCAAGCAG CTTATCCTCGTGGGCGACCACTGCCAGCTGGGCCCCGTGGTGATGTGCAAGAAGGCGGCCAAGGCCGGGCTCTCGCAGTCCCTGTTCGagcgcctggtggtgctgggcatccGGCCCATCCGCCTGCAGGTGCAGTACCGCATGCACCCCGCGCTCAGCGCCTTCCCCTCCAACATCTTCTACGAGGGCTCCCTGCAGAACGGCGTCACGGCGG CGGACCGAGTGAAGAAGGGCTTTGACTTCCAGTGGCCGCAGCCGGACAAGCCGATGTTCTTCTACGTgacccagggccaggaggagatTGCCAGTTCAGGCACCTCCTACCTCAACAG GACGGAGGCAGCCAACGTGGAGAAGATCACCACAAAGCTGCTCAAGGCAGGGGCCAAGCCCGACCAGATTGGCATCATCACACCTTACGAGGGCCAGCGCTCCTACCTGGTGCAGTACATGCAGTTCAGCGGCTCCCTGCACACCAAGCTCTACCAG GAGGTGGAGATAGCCAGCGTGGATGCATTCCAGGGCCGCGAGAAGGACTTCATCATCCTGTCGTGTGTGCGTGCCAACGAGCACCAGGGCATTGGTTTCCTCAACGACCCTCGGCGGCTGAACGTGGCACTGACGCGTGCACG GTACGGGGTGATCATCGTGGGCAACCCCAAGGCCCTGTCGAAGCAGCCGCTGTGGAACCACCTACTGAACTACTACAAGGAGCAGAAGGTGCTGGTCGAGGGGCCCCTCAACAACCTGCGCGAGAGCCTCATGCAGTTCAGCAAGCCCCGGAAGCTGGTCAACACCATCAACCCA GGTGCCCGCTTCATGACCACAGCCATGTATGACGCCCGCGAGGCCATCATCCCAGGCTCCGTGTACGACCGCAGCAGCCAGG GCCGGCCCTCCAGCATGTACTTCCAGACGCACGACCAGATCGGCATGATTGGCGCAGGCCCGAGCCACGTGGCTGCCATGAATATTCCCATCCCCTTCAACCTGGTCATGCCACCCATGCCGCCACCTGGCTACTTCGGACAGGCCAACGGGCCGGCTGCAG GCCGGGGCACTCCCAAAGGCAAGACGGGACGTGGGGGCCGCCAGAAGCATCGCTTCGGCCTGCCGGGGCCGGGCCCCACTGCTCTGCCCAGCAGCCAGGCCAGCCAGGACGCTGTGTCGCAGGCTTTTTCGCAGGGCGCGCTCACGCAGGCCTACATCTCCATGAGCCAGCCCTCGCAGATGAGCCAGCCAGGCCTCTCGCAGCCTGAGCTCTCCCAGGACAGCTACCTCGGTGACGAGTTCAAGTCCCAGATCGACGTGGCCCTGTCCCAGGACTCCACATACCAGGGCGAGCGGGCCTACCAGCACGGGGGCGTAACGGGGCTGTCCCAGTACTAG
- the UPF1 gene encoding regulator of nonsense transcripts 1 isoform X1, with product MSVEAYGPSSQTLTFLDTEEAELLGADTQGSEFEFTDFTLPSQTQTPPGGPGAGGAGAAGAAGAAGQLDAQVGGPEGILQNGAVDESVAKTSQLLAELNFEEDEEDTYYTKDLPVHACSYCGIHDPACVVYCNTSKKWFCNGRGNTSGSHIVNHLVRAKCKEVTLHKDGPLGETVLECYNCGCRNVFLLGFIPAKADSVVVLLCRQPCASQSSLKDINWDSSQWQPLIQDRCFLSWLVKIPSEQEQLRARQITAQQINKLEELWKENPCATLEDLEKPGVDEEPQHVLLRYEDAYQYQNIFGPLVKLEADYDKKLKESQTQDNITVRWDLGLNKKRIAYFTLPKTDSGNEDLVIIWLRDMRLMQGDEICLRYKGDLAPLWKGIGHVIKVPDRQDLTRVADYGDEIAIELRSGVGAPVEVTHNFQVDFVWKSTSFDRMQSALKTFAVDETSVSGYIYHKLLGHEVEDVIVKCQLPKRFTAQGLPDLNHSQVYAVKTVLQRPLSLIQGPPGTGKTVTSATIVYHLARQGNGPVLVCAPSNIAVDQLTEKIHQTGLKVVRLCAKSREAIDSPVSFLALHNQIRNMDSMPELQKLQQLKDETGELSSADEKRYRALKRTAERELLMNADVICCTCVGAGDPRLAKMQFRSILIDESTQATEPECMVPVVLGAKQLILVGDHCQLGPVVMCKKAAKAGLSQSLFERLVVLGIRPIRLQVQYRMHPALSAFPSNIFYEGSLQNGVTAADRVKKGFDFQWPQPDKPMFFYVTQGQEEIASSGTSYLNRTEAANVEKITTKLLKAGAKPDQIGIITPYEGQRSYLVQYMQFSGSLHTKLYQEVEIASVDAFQGREKDFIILSCVRANEHQGIGFLNDPRRLNVALTRARYGVIIVGNPKALSKQPLWNHLLNYYKEQKVLVEGPLNNLRESLMQFSKPRKLVNTINPGARFMTTAMYDAREAIIPGSVYDRSSQGRPSSMYFQTHDQIGMIGAGPSHVAAMNIPIPFNLVMPPMPPPGYFGQANGPAAGRGTPKGKTGRGGRQKHRFGLPGPGPTALPSSQASQDAVSQAFSQGALTQAYISMSQPSQMSQPGLSQPELSQDSYLGDEFKSQIDVALSQDSTYQGERAYQHGGVTGLSQY from the exons atgAGCGTGGAGGCGTACGGGCCCAGCTCGCAGACGCTCACCTTCCTGGACACGGAGGAGGCCGAGCTGCTGGGCGCCGACACGCAGGGCTCCGAGTTCGAGTTCACCGACTTCACCCTCCCCAGCCAGACGCAGACGCCCCCCGGCGGCCCCGGCGCGGGCGgagcgggcgcggcgggcgcggcgggcgcggccggACAGCTGGACGCGCAG GTGGGCGGGCCCGAGGGCATTCTGCAGAATGGGGCCGTGGACGAGAGTGTGGCCAAGACCAGCCAGCTGTTGGCCGAGCTCAACTtcgaggaggatgaggaggacacATACTACACGAAGGACCTCCCTGTGCACGCCTGCAG CTACTGTGGCATCCATGACCCAGCGTGCGTGGTTTACTGCAACACCAGCAAGAAGTGGTTCTGTAATGGCCGCGGAAACACTTCCGGCAG CCACATCGTGAATCACCTGGTGCGAGCTAAGTGCAAGGAGGTGACGCTGCACAAGGACGGGCCCCTGGGCGAGACGGTGCTCGAGTGCTACAACTGTGGCTGCCGCAACGTCTTCCTGCTTGGCTTCATCCCTGCCAAGGCTGACTCGGTGGTGGTGCTGCTGTGCCGCCAGCCCTGTGCCAGCCAGAGCAGCCTCAAGGACATCAACTGGGACAGCTCGCAGTGGCAGCCCCTCATCCAGGACCGCTGTTTCCTGTCATGGCTGGTGAAGATCCCGTCGGAGCAGGAGCAGCTGCGGGCCCGGCAGATTACAGCCCAGCAGATCAACAAGCTGGAGGAGCTGTGGAAg GAGAACCCGTGCGCCACGCTGGAGGACCTGGAGAAGCCAGGTGTGGATGAGGAGCCGCAGCATGTGCTGCTGCGCTACGAGGACGCCTACCAGTACCAGAACATCTTCGGGCCGCTCGTCAAGCTGGAGGCGGACTACGACAAGAAGCTCAAGGAGTCCCAG ACTCAAGATAACATCACGGTCAGGTGGGACCTGGGCCTTAACAAGAAGAGAATCGCCTACTTCACTTTGCCCAAGACTGACTCTGGTAATGAGGATTTAGTCATAATTTGGTTAAGAG ACATGCGGCTCATGCAGGGAGATGAGATCTGCCTGCGCTACAAAGGGGACCTGGCGCCCCTGTGGAAGGGCATTGGCCATGTCATCAAAGTCCCGGACA GACAGGACTTAACTCGCGTCGCAGATTATGGCGATGAGATTGCCATTGAGCTGCGCAGCGGTGTGGGCGCGCCCGTGGAGGTGACCCACAACTTCCAGGTGGACTTTGTGTGGAAGTCCACGTCCTTCGACAG AATGCAGAGTGCCCTGAAGACATTTGCGGTGGACGAGACGTCGGTGTCCGGGTATATCTACCACAAGCTGCTGGGCCACGAGGTAGAGGATGTGATCGTGAAGTGCCAGCTGCCCAAGCGCTTCACGGCCCAGGGGCTCCCAGACCTCAACCACTCGCAGGTGTACGCCGTGAAGACCGTGTTGCAGCGGCCACTGAGCCTGATCCAGGGCCCACCTGGCACGGGCAAGACTGTCACCTCAGCCACCATTGTCTACCACCTGGCGCGGCAGGGCAATGG GCCCGTGCTCGTGTGTGCGCCCAGCAACATTGCAGTGGACCAGCTGACCGAGAAGATCCACCAGACCGGGCTGAAGGTGGTTCGGCTGTGCGCCAAGAGTCGCGAGGCAATCGACTCACCCGTGtccttcctggccctgcacaaTCAGATCCGGAACATGGACAG CATGCCAGAGTTGCAGAAGCTGCAGCAGCTCAAGGATGAGACGGGGGAGCTGTCGTCGGCAGATGAGAAGCGGTACCGCGCCCTGAAGCGCACGGCTGAGAGGGAGCTGCTCATG AACGCTGATGTCATCTGTTGCACGTGTGTGGGGGCCGGCGACCCCCGGCTGGCCAAGATGCAGTTCCGCTCCATTCTCATTGACGAGAGCACGCAGGCAACTGAGCCCGAGTGCATGGTCCCTGTGGTCCTCGGGGCCAAGCAG CTTATCCTCGTGGGCGACCACTGCCAGCTGGGCCCCGTGGTGATGTGCAAGAAGGCGGCCAAGGCCGGGCTCTCGCAGTCCCTGTTCGagcgcctggtggtgctgggcatccGGCCCATCCGCCTGCAGGTGCAGTACCGCATGCACCCCGCGCTCAGCGCCTTCCCCTCCAACATCTTCTACGAGGGCTCCCTGCAGAACGGCGTCACGGCGG CGGACCGAGTGAAGAAGGGCTTTGACTTCCAGTGGCCGCAGCCGGACAAGCCGATGTTCTTCTACGTgacccagggccaggaggagatTGCCAGTTCAGGCACCTCCTACCTCAACAG GACGGAGGCAGCCAACGTGGAGAAGATCACCACAAAGCTGCTCAAGGCAGGGGCCAAGCCCGACCAGATTGGCATCATCACACCTTACGAGGGCCAGCGCTCCTACCTGGTGCAGTACATGCAGTTCAGCGGCTCCCTGCACACCAAGCTCTACCAG GAGGTGGAGATAGCCAGCGTGGATGCATTCCAGGGCCGCGAGAAGGACTTCATCATCCTGTCGTGTGTGCGTGCCAACGAGCACCAGGGCATTGGTTTCCTCAACGACCCTCGGCGGCTGAACGTGGCACTGACGCGTGCACG GTACGGGGTGATCATCGTGGGCAACCCCAAGGCCCTGTCGAAGCAGCCGCTGTGGAACCACCTACTGAACTACTACAAGGAGCAGAAGGTGCTGGTCGAGGGGCCCCTCAACAACCTGCGCGAGAGCCTCATGCAGTTCAGCAAGCCCCGGAAGCTGGTCAACACCATCAACCCA GGTGCCCGCTTCATGACCACAGCCATGTATGACGCCCGCGAGGCCATCATCCCAGGCTCCGTGTACGACCGCAGCAGCCAGG GCCGGCCCTCCAGCATGTACTTCCAGACGCACGACCAGATCGGCATGATTGGCGCAGGCCCGAGCCACGTGGCTGCCATGAATATTCCCATCCCCTTCAACCTGGTCATGCCACCCATGCCGCCACCTGGCTACTTCGGACAGGCCAACGGGCCGGCTGCAG GCCGGGGCACTCCCAAAGGCAAGACGGGACGTGGGGGCCGCCAGAAGCATCGCTTCGGCCTGCCGGGGCCGGGCCCCACTGCTCTGCCCAGCAGCCAGGCCAGCCAGGACGCTGTGTCGCAGGCTTTTTCGCAGGGCGCGCTCACGCAGGCCTACATCTCCATGAGCCAGCCCTCGCAGATGAGCCAGCCAGGCCTCTCGCAGCCTGAGCTCTCCCAGGACAGCTACCTCGGTGACGAGTTCAAGTCCCAGATCGACGTGGCCCTGTCCCAGGACTCCACATACCAGGGCGAGCGGGCCTACCAGCACGGGGGCGTAACGGGGCTGTCCCAGTACTAG
- the UPF1 gene encoding regulator of nonsense transcripts 1 isoform X2: protein MSVEAYGPSSQTLTFLDTEEAELLGADTQGSEFEFTDFTLPSQTQTPPGGPGAGGAGAAGAAGAAGQLDAQVGGPEGILQNGAVDESVAKTSQLLAELNFEEDEEDTYYTKDLPVHACSYCGIHDPACVVYCNTSKKWFCNGRGNTSGSHIVNHLVRAKCKEVTLHKDGPLGETVLECYNCGCRNVFLLGFIPAKADSVVVLLCRQPCASQSSLKDINWDSSQWQPLIQDRCFLSWLVKIPSEQEQLRARQITAQQINKLEELWKENPCATLEDLEKPGVDEEPQHVLLRYEDAYQYQNIFGPLVKLEADYDKKLKESQTQDNITVRWDLGLNKKRIAYFTLPKTDSGNEDLVIIWLRDMRLMQGDEICLRYKGDLAPLWKGIGHVIKVPDNYGDEIAIELRSGVGAPVEVTHNFQVDFVWKSTSFDRMQSALKTFAVDETSVSGYIYHKLLGHEVEDVIVKCQLPKRFTAQGLPDLNHSQVYAVKTVLQRPLSLIQGPPGTGKTVTSATIVYHLARQGNGPVLVCAPSNIAVDQLTEKIHQTGLKVVRLCAKSREAIDSPVSFLALHNQIRNMDSMPELQKLQQLKDETGELSSADEKRYRALKRTAERELLMNADVICCTCVGAGDPRLAKMQFRSILIDESTQATEPECMVPVVLGAKQLILVGDHCQLGPVVMCKKAAKAGLSQSLFERLVVLGIRPIRLQVQYRMHPALSAFPSNIFYEGSLQNGVTAADRVKKGFDFQWPQPDKPMFFYVTQGQEEIASSGTSYLNRTEAANVEKITTKLLKAGAKPDQIGIITPYEGQRSYLVQYMQFSGSLHTKLYQEVEIASVDAFQGREKDFIILSCVRANEHQGIGFLNDPRRLNVALTRARYGVIIVGNPKALSKQPLWNHLLNYYKEQKVLVEGPLNNLRESLMQFSKPRKLVNTINPGARFMTTAMYDAREAIIPGSVYDRSSQGRPSSMYFQTHDQIGMIGAGPSHVAAMNIPIPFNLVMPPMPPPGYFGQANGPAAGRGTPKGKTGRGGRQKHRFGLPGPGPTALPSSQASQDAVSQAFSQGALTQAYISMSQPSQMSQPGLSQPELSQDSYLGDEFKSQIDVALSQDSTYQGERAYQHGGVTGLSQY from the exons atgAGCGTGGAGGCGTACGGGCCCAGCTCGCAGACGCTCACCTTCCTGGACACGGAGGAGGCCGAGCTGCTGGGCGCCGACACGCAGGGCTCCGAGTTCGAGTTCACCGACTTCACCCTCCCCAGCCAGACGCAGACGCCCCCCGGCGGCCCCGGCGCGGGCGgagcgggcgcggcgggcgcggcgggcgcggccggACAGCTGGACGCGCAG GTGGGCGGGCCCGAGGGCATTCTGCAGAATGGGGCCGTGGACGAGAGTGTGGCCAAGACCAGCCAGCTGTTGGCCGAGCTCAACTtcgaggaggatgaggaggacacATACTACACGAAGGACCTCCCTGTGCACGCCTGCAG CTACTGTGGCATCCATGACCCAGCGTGCGTGGTTTACTGCAACACCAGCAAGAAGTGGTTCTGTAATGGCCGCGGAAACACTTCCGGCAG CCACATCGTGAATCACCTGGTGCGAGCTAAGTGCAAGGAGGTGACGCTGCACAAGGACGGGCCCCTGGGCGAGACGGTGCTCGAGTGCTACAACTGTGGCTGCCGCAACGTCTTCCTGCTTGGCTTCATCCCTGCCAAGGCTGACTCGGTGGTGGTGCTGCTGTGCCGCCAGCCCTGTGCCAGCCAGAGCAGCCTCAAGGACATCAACTGGGACAGCTCGCAGTGGCAGCCCCTCATCCAGGACCGCTGTTTCCTGTCATGGCTGGTGAAGATCCCGTCGGAGCAGGAGCAGCTGCGGGCCCGGCAGATTACAGCCCAGCAGATCAACAAGCTGGAGGAGCTGTGGAAg GAGAACCCGTGCGCCACGCTGGAGGACCTGGAGAAGCCAGGTGTGGATGAGGAGCCGCAGCATGTGCTGCTGCGCTACGAGGACGCCTACCAGTACCAGAACATCTTCGGGCCGCTCGTCAAGCTGGAGGCGGACTACGACAAGAAGCTCAAGGAGTCCCAG ACTCAAGATAACATCACGGTCAGGTGGGACCTGGGCCTTAACAAGAAGAGAATCGCCTACTTCACTTTGCCCAAGACTGACTCTGGTAATGAGGATTTAGTCATAATTTGGTTAAGAG ACATGCGGCTCATGCAGGGAGATGAGATCTGCCTGCGCTACAAAGGGGACCTGGCGCCCCTGTGGAAGGGCATTGGCCATGTCATCAAAGTCCCGGACA ATTATGGCGATGAGATTGCCATTGAGCTGCGCAGCGGTGTGGGCGCGCCCGTGGAGGTGACCCACAACTTCCAGGTGGACTTTGTGTGGAAGTCCACGTCCTTCGACAG AATGCAGAGTGCCCTGAAGACATTTGCGGTGGACGAGACGTCGGTGTCCGGGTATATCTACCACAAGCTGCTGGGCCACGAGGTAGAGGATGTGATCGTGAAGTGCCAGCTGCCCAAGCGCTTCACGGCCCAGGGGCTCCCAGACCTCAACCACTCGCAGGTGTACGCCGTGAAGACCGTGTTGCAGCGGCCACTGAGCCTGATCCAGGGCCCACCTGGCACGGGCAAGACTGTCACCTCAGCCACCATTGTCTACCACCTGGCGCGGCAGGGCAATGG GCCCGTGCTCGTGTGTGCGCCCAGCAACATTGCAGTGGACCAGCTGACCGAGAAGATCCACCAGACCGGGCTGAAGGTGGTTCGGCTGTGCGCCAAGAGTCGCGAGGCAATCGACTCACCCGTGtccttcctggccctgcacaaTCAGATCCGGAACATGGACAG CATGCCAGAGTTGCAGAAGCTGCAGCAGCTCAAGGATGAGACGGGGGAGCTGTCGTCGGCAGATGAGAAGCGGTACCGCGCCCTGAAGCGCACGGCTGAGAGGGAGCTGCTCATG AACGCTGATGTCATCTGTTGCACGTGTGTGGGGGCCGGCGACCCCCGGCTGGCCAAGATGCAGTTCCGCTCCATTCTCATTGACGAGAGCACGCAGGCAACTGAGCCCGAGTGCATGGTCCCTGTGGTCCTCGGGGCCAAGCAG CTTATCCTCGTGGGCGACCACTGCCAGCTGGGCCCCGTGGTGATGTGCAAGAAGGCGGCCAAGGCCGGGCTCTCGCAGTCCCTGTTCGagcgcctggtggtgctgggcatccGGCCCATCCGCCTGCAGGTGCAGTACCGCATGCACCCCGCGCTCAGCGCCTTCCCCTCCAACATCTTCTACGAGGGCTCCCTGCAGAACGGCGTCACGGCGG CGGACCGAGTGAAGAAGGGCTTTGACTTCCAGTGGCCGCAGCCGGACAAGCCGATGTTCTTCTACGTgacccagggccaggaggagatTGCCAGTTCAGGCACCTCCTACCTCAACAG GACGGAGGCAGCCAACGTGGAGAAGATCACCACAAAGCTGCTCAAGGCAGGGGCCAAGCCCGACCAGATTGGCATCATCACACCTTACGAGGGCCAGCGCTCCTACCTGGTGCAGTACATGCAGTTCAGCGGCTCCCTGCACACCAAGCTCTACCAG GAGGTGGAGATAGCCAGCGTGGATGCATTCCAGGGCCGCGAGAAGGACTTCATCATCCTGTCGTGTGTGCGTGCCAACGAGCACCAGGGCATTGGTTTCCTCAACGACCCTCGGCGGCTGAACGTGGCACTGACGCGTGCACG GTACGGGGTGATCATCGTGGGCAACCCCAAGGCCCTGTCGAAGCAGCCGCTGTGGAACCACCTACTGAACTACTACAAGGAGCAGAAGGTGCTGGTCGAGGGGCCCCTCAACAACCTGCGCGAGAGCCTCATGCAGTTCAGCAAGCCCCGGAAGCTGGTCAACACCATCAACCCA GGTGCCCGCTTCATGACCACAGCCATGTATGACGCCCGCGAGGCCATCATCCCAGGCTCCGTGTACGACCGCAGCAGCCAGG GCCGGCCCTCCAGCATGTACTTCCAGACGCACGACCAGATCGGCATGATTGGCGCAGGCCCGAGCCACGTGGCTGCCATGAATATTCCCATCCCCTTCAACCTGGTCATGCCACCCATGCCGCCACCTGGCTACTTCGGACAGGCCAACGGGCCGGCTGCAG GCCGGGGCACTCCCAAAGGCAAGACGGGACGTGGGGGCCGCCAGAAGCATCGCTTCGGCCTGCCGGGGCCGGGCCCCACTGCTCTGCCCAGCAGCCAGGCCAGCCAGGACGCTGTGTCGCAGGCTTTTTCGCAGGGCGCGCTCACGCAGGCCTACATCTCCATGAGCCAGCCCTCGCAGATGAGCCAGCCAGGCCTCTCGCAGCCTGAGCTCTCCCAGGACAGCTACCTCGGTGACGAGTTCAAGTCCCAGATCGACGTGGCCCTGTCCCAGGACTCCACATACCAGGGCGAGCGGGCCTACCAGCACGGGGGCGTAACGGGGCTGTCCCAGTACTAG